In a genomic window of Gambusia affinis linkage group LG04, SWU_Gaff_1.0, whole genome shotgun sequence:
- the si:ch211-69b7.6 gene encoding neuroblast differentiation-associated protein AHNAK isoform X1, with protein MKWRFSTWWQDVPGPTCLSASGGVSTCLTCAPLSDSQVSCQHGLNFNLERPDGSPGLDLQTTIKNMATHRRGRSLSEALTLDELENGALVISSATDSSHNLKKGDEILGATINFNRLSKEEVIKVLKLMEPFDDKVKVLTRSCLSKSVDSLDQCARNPEAMLTDSYTKLYNAKIKRFVKDDSSAGGKAASSKVNLKRDMGLPRFGVDFGLLKSTSLSVDDGADADADSEFEVRDLVDGTNMNLPPLGGNLNGPTAGNTLVPRRRLDARNPQSHVGDYHFSGTLPDDLNGMTAAGGLKMPNLEKVLDTGLGSKGSDEFLPDHDIEVMGPDGMSTVPKGKLSLKHSKRLKTPDLNLDDPSSFVESPKLRLSGTLPQMDLGNVNVDTPCGSVQLPNMECPGESVGADKKIDFSVKTPKIKSGMSASDTHLSKVDWKGINLATDTPSAGVTSKTGKYKAPKFTMPKFDLPYIQVPDLDMGISGPSGKFKKPNLSIPDLSLSGPKTGGLNLDLGSPDLNVCAPNFRGDFKTPKLDHSGLKTDLDMPSGTIKMPEGPSGKLKMPKTNLSSTLPKGPNLNLDADLKSPDWSLKTPKIKGGINAPDLDLPDMDLKAPKFDVNTPDVNTPTGKLKMPKMKMPKFNFPGIEGPELDGNLNGPNIDVNAPDLNLEAPKVDLDLNMPDLSGKFKKPNLTMPDLGLSGPKIDGPNLDMPSGKLKMPDVEGPDWDVKGPSGKLKMPKMDFSGTLPKGPNLDLNADLKSPDWSLKKPKIKGGINAPDLDLPDVDLKAPKLDMNTPDVNIGSPKGKFKMPKMKMPKFGFPGIKGPELDGNLNGPNIDVNAPDLNLKAPKADLDLNMPDLSGKFKKPKLTMPDLGLSGPKIDGPNLDMPSGKLKMPDVEGPDWDVKGPSGKLKMPKMDFSGTLPKGPNLDLNADLKSPDWSLKKPKIKGGINAPDLDLPDVDLKAPKLDMNTPDVNIGSPKGKFKMPKMKMPKFGFPGIKGPELDGNLNGPNIDVNAPDLNLKAPKADLDLNMPDLSGKFKKPNLTMPDLGLSGPKIDGPNLDMPSGKLKMPDVEGPDWDVKGPSGKLKMPKMDFSGTLPKGPNLDLNADLKSPDWSLKKPKIKGGINAPDLDLPDVDLKAPKLEMNTPDVNIGSPKGKFKMPKMKMPKFGFPGIKGPELDGNLNGPNIDVNAPDLNLKAPKADLDLNMPDLSGKFKKPNLTMPDLGLSGPKIDGPNLDMPSGKLKMPDVEGPDWDVKGPSGKLKMPKMDFSGTLPKGPNIDLNADLKSPDWSLKKPKIKGGINAPDLDLPDVDLKAPKLDMNTPDVNIGSPKGKFKMPKMKMPKFGFPGIKGPELDGNLNGPNIDVNAPDLNLQASKADLDLNMHDLSGKFKKPNLNLPKLGLSGPEIDGPNLDMPSGKLKMPDVEGPDWDVKGPSGKLKMPKIDFSGTLPKGPNLDLNADLKSPDWSLKKPKIKGGINAPDLDLPDVDLKAPKFDMNTPDVNIGSPKGKFKMPKMKMPKFGFPGIKGPELDGNLNGPNIDVNAPDLNLKAPKADLDLNMPDLSGKFKKPNLTMPDLGLSGPKIDGPNLDMPSGKLKMPDVEGPDWDVKGPSGKLKMPKMDFSGTLPKGPNLDLNADLKSPDWSLKKPKIKGGINAPDLDLPDVDLKAPKLDMNTPDVNIGSPKGKLKMPKMKMPKFGFPGIKGPELDGNLNGPNIDVNAPDLNLKAPKADLDLNMPDLSGKFKKPNLNLPNLGLSGPEIDGPNLDMPSGKLKMPDIEGPDWDVKGPSGKLKMPKMDFSGTLPKGPNLDLNADLKSPDWSLKKPKIKGGINAPDLDLPDVDLKAPKLDMNTPDVNIGSPKGKFKMPKMKMPKFGFPGIKGPELDGNLNGPNIDVNAPDLNLKAPKADLDLNMPDLSGKFKKPNLTMPDLGLSGPKIDGPNLDMPSGKLKMPDVEGPDWDVKGPSGKLKMPKMDFSGTLPKGPNLDLNADLKSPDWSLKKPKIKGGINAPDLDLPDVDLKAPKLDMNTPNVNIGSPKGKFKMPKMKMPKFGFPGIKGPELDGNLNGPNIDVNAPDLNLKAPKADLDLNMPDLSGKFKKPNLTMPDLGLSGPKIDGPNLDLGSPDLDVSGPNLSGGIKMPDINMPKANFKTPKLNLSGPKANLDMPSGKLNMPEIEGPHWDVKGSSGKLKMPKMNLSGTLPKGPNLDLNADLKSPDFSVRAPKVKSGMNDSEMPDVGFGSPSGNRKKYPLKMPKVGFSSSKLNDSDLDIPKIKGGLDSPNLSLPNKDFRSSMPDFDVPDVDFGTSPFKLPNLKIPDVGFSSPKLEDPKLDFTSPDFNAKLPKGQNLRLNPHLNSPELNLKAPNMKGGVNSFKVGAPNVNLQAPKLDINNPGGNVGLSGANVKKSQMKMPKGLNTNLTSDLKMPNISGNSPKVLGPKLRDSDFSLPALDLAEYEINGPKLSAKQRNLRVNGNIGQSEMDISDPRMKGDLIGARMGMNSSLIDIRSPHLRSPNLNIDYASINVKGASYKNRRSDMAGMSLKRPDLDIDQDIRLYKKSTKTNVRSSYPAVDHALHQYIDLNHSDLNIDDFTGRDHVLRARGSQPDIRGQSKHQQWVPSSGVYVDPRNSRDHSLHGLPQNDPAGSGGYFVTVFPKQALLKSKYNTTSRLGLPTAKMDLDVPDENYLKGSTYFFSNLV; from the exons GTTTAGATCTACAAACAACCATTAAAAATATG GCAACACATcgaagggggcggagcctctcTGAGGCCTTGACCCTGGACGAGTTGGAGAACGGGGCGCTGGTCATTTCCAGTGCTACCGATTCCTCCCACAACCTGAAGAAAG gAGATGAAATTTTGGGAGcaacaataaattttaatcGGCTGTCAAAAGAGGAGGTGATAAAAGTGCTGAAACTGATGGAGCCATTTGATGACAAGGTCAAAGTTCTTACCAGAAGCTGCCTGAGCAAGAGTGTTGACAGTTTGGACCAGTGTGCCAGAAATCCAGAGGCA ATGCTGACGGATTCCTATACTAAACTCTACAATGCCAAAATAAAGAGGTTTGTGAAAGATGACTCATCTGCTGGTGGTAAAGCTGCTTCATCTAAGGTCAACCTAAAGCGTGACATGGGGCTGCCTCGGTTTGGAGTTGATTTTGGACTTCTCAAATCCACATCGTTGAGTGTAGATGATGGTGCAGATGCTGATGCAGATTCTGAGTTTGAAGTCAGAGATCTGGTGGATGGCACCAATATGAACCTTCCACCACTTGGTGGCAATTTGAATGGACCTACTGCTGGTAACACCCTAGTGCCAAGACGAAGACTTGATGCTAGAAATCCACAGTCACATGTTGGAGACTACCATTTCTCTGGGACATTACCAGATGATTTAAATGGCATGACTGCAGCTGGTGGTCTGAAAATGCCAAATCTTGAAAAAGTTCTGGATACAGGATTGGGCTCAAAAGGTTCAGATGAGTTCCTTCCAGATCATGATATAGAAGTTATGGGACCAGATGGAATGTCAACAGTTCCTAAAGGTAAACTCAGTCTGAAGCATTCCAAAAGGCTGAAAACCCCAGATCTAAATTTAGATGATCCATCTAGTTTCGTGGAATCACCAAAACTTAGGCTTTCTGGGACATTACCTCAAATGGACCTAGGAAATGTCAATGTGGATACTCCGTGTGGGTCAGTCCAGTTGCCTAATATGGAGTGCCCTGGTGAAAGTGTGGGTGCTgataaaaaaattgattttagtgTTAAAACCCCTAAGATAAAAAGTGGCATGTCTGCATCTGATACTCATTTATCCAAAGTTGACTGGAAGGGAATAAATTTGGCCACTGATACTCCTTCTGCTGGTGTCACAAGTAAAACTGGAAAGTACAAGGCTCCTAAATTTACAATGCCCAAATTTGATTTGCCATATATTCAAGTCCCAGATTTAGATATGGGTATTTCAGGTCCATCTGGGAAATTTAAAAAGCCCAACTTAAGCATCCCTGACTTGAGCCTTTCAGGTCCAAAGACAGGTGGTCTGAACTTGGACCTGGGATCACCTGATCTTAATGTCTGTGCACCTAATTTCAGAGGTGACTTCAAAACCCCCAAACTAGACCACAGTGGCCTAAAAACTGACTTAGATATGCCTTCAGGCACCATAAAAATGCCCGAAGGTCCTTCTGGAAAACTCAAGATGCCCAAAACCAACCTTTCAAGTACATTGCCAAAAGGACCAAATTTAAACCTAGATGCAGACCTCAAGTCACCAGATTGGAGTCTCAAAACACCAAAGATCAAGGGTGGCATAAATGCTCCTGATTTGGACTTGCCAGACATGGACCTTAAAGCTCCCAAATTTGATGTAAATACACCAGATGTCAACACACCAACAGGAAAGCttaaaatgcctaaaatgaaaatgcccAAATTTAACTTCCCAGGTATCGAAGGACCTGAACTTGATGGTAACCTAAATGGTCCAAATATAGATGTAAATGCACCTGATCTAAACCTTGAAGCACCTAAAGTTGATCTAGATTTGAACATGCCTGATCTGTCTGGGAAATTCAAAAAGCCCAACCTGACGATGCCTGACTTGGGTCTTTCAGGTCCAAAGATAGATGGGCCCAACTTAGACATGCCGTCAGGAAAGCTAAAAATGCCTGATGTTGAAGGTCCTGATTGGGATGTTAAAGGTCCATCAGGGAAACTCAAAATGCCAAAAATGGACTTTTCAGGTACATTACCAAAAGGACCAAATTTAGACTTAAACGCAGATCTTAAGTCACCAGATTGGAGTCTCAAAAAACCAAAGATCAAAGGTGGCATAAATGCTCCTGATCTGGACTTGCCAGACGTGGACCTTAAAGCTCCCAAGTTAGATATGAATACACCAGATGTCAACATTGGATCACCCAAAGGAAAGTttaaaatgcctaaaatgaaaatgcccAAATTTGGCTTCCCAGGCATCAAAGGGCCTGAACTTGATGGCAACCTAAATGGTCCAAATATAGATGTAAATGCACCTGATCTAAACCTTAAAGCACCTAAAGCTGATTTAGATTTGAACATGCCTGACCTGTCTGGGAAATTCAAAAAGCCCAAGCTGACGATGCCTGACTTGGGTCTTTCAGGTCCAAAGATAGATGGGCCCAACTTAGACATGCCGTCAGGAAAGCTAAAAATGCCTGATGTTGAAGGTCCTGATTGGGATGTTAAAGGTCCATCAGGGAAACTCAAAATGCCAAAAATGGACTTTTCAGGTACATTACCAAAAGGACCAAATTTAGACTTAAACGCAGATCTTAAGTCACCTGATTGGAGTCTCAAAAAACCAAAGATCAAAGGTGGCATAAATGCTCCTGATCTGGACTTGCCAGACGTGGACCTTAAAGCTCCCAAGTTAGATATGAATACACCAGATGTCAACATTGGATCACCCAAAGGAAAGTttaaaatgcctaaaatgaaaatgcccAAATTTGGCTTCCCAGGCATCAAAGGGCCTGAACTTGATGGCAACCTAAATGGTCCAAATATAGATGTAAATGCACCTGATCTAAACCTTAAAGCACCTAAAGCTGATTTAGATTTGAACATGCCTGACCTGTCTGGGAAATTCAAAAAGCCCAACCTGACGATGCCTGACTTGGGTCTTTCAGGTCCAAAGATAGATGGGCCCAACTTAGACATGCCGTCAGGAAAGCTAAAAATGCCTGATGTTGAAGGTCCTGATTGGGATGTTAAAGGTCCATCAGGGAAACTCAAAATGCCAAAAATGGACTTTTCAGGTACATTACCAAAAGGACCAAATTTAGACTTAAACGCAGATCTTAAGTCACCTGATTGGAGTCTCAAAAAACCAAAGATCAAAGGTGGTATAAATGCTCCTGATCTGGACTTGCCAGACGTGGACCTTAAAGCTCCCAAGTTAGAAATGAATACACCAGATGTCAACATTGGATCACCCAAAGGAAAGTttaaaatgcctaaaatgaaaatgcccAAATTTGGCTTCCCAGGCATCAAAGGGCCTGAACTTGATGGCAACCTAAATGGTCCAAATATAGATGTAAATGCACCTGATCTAAACCTTAAAGCACCTAAAGCTGATTTAGATTTGAACATGCCTGACCTGTCTGGGAAATTCAAAAAGCCCAACCTGACGATGCCTGACTTGGGTCTTTCAGGTCCAAAGATAGATGGGCCCAACTTAGACATGCCGTCAGGAAAGCTAAAAATGCCTGATGTTGAAGGTCCTGATTGGGATGTTAAAGGTCCATCAGGGAAACTCAAAATGCCAAAAATGGACTTTTCAGGTACATTACCAAAAGGACCAAATATAGACTTAAACGCAGATCTTAAGTCACCAGATTGGAGTCTCAAAAAACCAAAGATCAAAGGTGGCATAAATGCTCCTGATCTGGACTTGCCAGACGTGGACCTTAAAGCTCCCAAGTTAGATATGAATACACCAGATGTCAACATTGGATCACCCAAAGGAAAGTttaaaatgcctaaaatgaaaatgcccAAATTTGGCTTCCCAGGCATCAAAGGGCCTGAACTTGATGGCAACCTAAATGGTCCAAATATAGATGTAAATGCACCTGATCTAAACCTTCAAGCCTCTAAAGCTGATCTAGATTTGAACATGCATGACCTGTCTGGGAAATTCAAAAAGCCCAACCTAAACTTACCTAAATTGGGTCTTTCAGGTCCAGAGATAGATGGGCCCAACTTAGACATGCCGTCAGGAAAACTAAAAATGCCTGATGTTGAAGGTCCTGACTGGGATGTTAAAGGTCCATCAGGGAAACTCAAAATGCCAAAAATTGACTTTTCAGGTACATTACCAAAAGGACCAAATTTAGACTTAAACGCAGATCTTAAGTCACCAGATTGGAGTCTCAAAAAACCAAAGATCAAAGGTGGTATAAATGCTCCTGATCTGGACTTGCCAGACGTGGACCTTAAAGCTCCTAAGTTTGATATGAATACACCAGATGTCAACATTGGATCACCCAAAGGAAAGTttaaaatgcctaaaatgaaaatgcccAAATTTGGCTTCCCAGGCATCAAAGGGCCTGAACTTGATGGCAACCTAAATGGTCCAAATATAGATGTAAATGCACCTGATCTAAACCTTAAAGCACCTAAAGCTGATTTAGATTTGAACATGCCTGACCTGTCTGGGAAATTCAAAAAGCCCAACCTGACGATGCCTGACTTGGGTCTTTCAGGTCCAAAGATAGATGGGCCCAACTTAGACATGCCGTCAGGAAAGCTAAAAATGCCTGATGTTGAAGGTCCTGATTGGGATGTTAAAGGTCCATCAGGGAAACTCAAAATGCCAAAAATGGACTTTTCAGGTACATTACCAAAAGGACCAAATTTAGACTTAAACGCAGATCTTAAGTCACCTGATTGGAGTCTCAAAAAACCAAAGATCAAAGGTGGCATAAATGCTCCTGATCTGGACTTGCCAGACGTGGACCTTAAAGCTCCCAAGTTAGATATGAATACACCAGATGTCAACATTGGATCACCCAAAGGAAAGCttaaaatgcctaaaatgaaaatgcccAAATTTGGCTTCCCAGGCATCAAAGGGCCTGAACTTGATGGCAACCTAAATGGTCCAAATATAGATGTAAATGCACCTGATCTAAACCTTAAAGCACCTAAAGCTGATTTAGATTTGAACATGCCTGACCTGTCTGGGAAATTCAAAAAGCCCAACCTAAACTTACCTAACTTGGGTCTTTCAGGTCCAGAGATAGATGGGCCCAACTTAGACATGCCATCAGGAAAGCTAAAAATGCCTGATATTGAAGGTCCTGATTGGGATGTTAAAGGTCCATCAGGGAAACTCAAAATGCCAAAAATGGACTTTTCAGGTACATTACCAAAAGGACCAAATTTAGACTTAAACGCAGATCTTAAGTCACCTGATTGGAGTCTCAAAAAACCAAAGATCAAAGGTGGTATAAATGCTCCTGATCTGGACTTGCCAGACGTGGACCTTAAAGCTCCCAAGTTAGATATGAATACACCAGATGTCAACATTGGATCACCCAAAGGAAAGTttaaaatgcctaaaatgaaaatgcccAAATTTGGCTTCCCAGGCATCAAAGGGCCTGAACTTGATGGCAACCTAAATGGTCCAAATATAGATGTAAATGCACCTGATCTCAACCTTAAAGCACCTAAAGCTGATTTAGATTTGAACATGCCTGACCTGTCTGGGAAATTCAAAAAGCCCAACCTGACGATGCCCGACTTGGGTCTTTCAGGTCCAAAGATAGATGGGCCCAATTTAGACATGCCGTCAGGAAAGCTAAAAATGCCTGATGTTGAAGGTCCTGATTGGGATGTTAAAGGTCCATCAGGGAAACTCAAAATGCCAAAAATGGACTTTTCAGGTACATTACCAAAAGGACCAAATTTAGACTTAAACGCAGATCTTAAGTCACCTGATTGGAGTCTCAAAAAACCAAAGATCAAAGGTGGCATAAATGCTCCTGATCTGGACTTGCCAGACGTGGACCTTAAAGCTCCCAAGTTAGATATGAATACACCAAATGTCAATATTGGATCACCCAAAGGAAAGTttaaaatgcctaaaatgaaaatgcccAAATTTGGCTTCCCAGGCATCAAAGGGCCTGAACTTGATGGCAACCTAAATGGTCCAAATATAGATGTAAATGCACCTGATCTAAACCTTAAAGCACCTAAAGCTGATTTAGATTTGAACATGCCTGACCTGTCTGGGAAATTCAAAAAGCCCAACCTGACGATGCCTGACTTGGGTCTTTCAGGTCCAAAGATAGATGGGCCTAACTTGGATTTGGGATCACCTGATCTAGATGTCTCCGGACCTAATCTATCAGGTGGAATAAAAATGCCCGACATCAATATGCCTAAGGCTAACTTTAAGACCCCCAAACTAAATCTCAGTGGCCCAAAGGCCAACTTAGACATGCCGTCAGGAAAGCTAAATATGCCTGAAATCGAAGGTCCTCACTGGGATGTTAAAGGTTCATCAGGAAAGCTCAAAATGCCAAAAATGAACCTTTCAGGTACATTACCAAAAGGGCCAAATTTAGACTTAAATGCAGATCTTAAGTCACCAGATTTTAGTGTCAGAGCTCCGAAGGTCAAGAGTGGGATGAATGACTCTGAAATGCCTGATGTAGGGTTTGGAAGCCCATCAGGCAATCGTAAAAAGTATCCTTTGAAAATGCCCAAAGTTGGATTTTCAAGTTCAAAGTTAAATGACTCTGATCTTgatattccaaaaataaaaggtgGACTTGATTCTCCCAACCTGAGTTTACCAAACAAAGACTTCAGATCCTCTATGCCTGATTTTGATGTTCCAGATGTTGATTTTGGTACTTCACCATTTAAATTGCCAAACTTGAAAATTCCTGATGTGGGATTTTCTAGTCCAAAGCTAGAGGACCCTAAACTTGATTTCACATCACCAGATTTTAATGCTAAATTACCAAAGGGacaaaatctgagattaaatcCACACCTCAATTCTCCAGAACTGAATCTCAAAGCGCCAAACATGAAAGGTGGAGTCAACTCCTTTAAGGTTGGTGCACCAAACGTCAACCTCCAAGCTCCCAAGTTGGATATTAACAATCCAGGTGGCAATGTTGGTTTATCTGgtgcaaatgtaaaaaagtcCCAAATGAAGATGCCAAAAGGTCTCAATACTAACTTAACAAGTGACCTTAAAATGCCCAATATATCTGGTAATAGTCCAAAAGTATTAGGACCAAAGCTGAGAGATTCTGATTTTAGTTTGCCAGCTTTAGATCTAGctgaatatgaaataaatggTCCAAAGCTGAGTGCAAAACAACGTAATTTGAGAGTAAATGGCAACATTGGACAATCAGAAATGGACATCTCTGACCCAAGAATGAAAGGAGATTTAATTGGTGCTCGCATGGGTATGAATTCTTCTTTGATAGACATACGTAGTCCTCATCTAAGATCTCCAAATCTTAACATTGACTATGCTTCCATAAATGTCAAGGGAGCCTCGTATAAGAATCGCAGATCAGATATGGCAGGTATGAGTTTGAAAAGACCAG